AGCTAAGTACTGTTCTAAACCAACTTTATAATTTATAACATCGTCATCTAAAGCATCTATTAAGCTTTTTGATTCCTTGACTGATGAAGTATCTAGGGCAACAATGATTCTATCTTTTAAATCCATTTTAATATCACCCAAAGGCTTTTCCTCCCTATTACGAAGCTGTTTTATATACTTCTAGCTTTGCCAATCAATTCATTAATAGAAGAATAATTCCGATCTTCAATGTGTTTGTCTAAATCATTAATGATATTAGGTACTATTTGGGGATCAACAAAATTTCCTACTCCGATTGACACCAAGCTTGCACCTGCAAGCATATACTCAAGAGCATCTTCATAATTCATGATCCCACCCATTCCAATAAGAGGTACATTTACCTTGCTTGCCACCTGCCACATAATCCTAACACCAATAGGCTTTATAGCAGGGCCTGATAGTCCAGCAAATACATTATTAAAAACAGGTTTTTCGGTATATACGTCTATCCCCATGCCCAAAACCGTATTAATAAGCGATATGGCATCACAACCTGCCTCCTCTACGGCAACAGCTATTTCTGCAGGATCTGTCACATTAGGACTAAGTTTGGCTATTATTGGTAAATTAGTTTCTTTTCGAACAGCTTTTAGCACCTGGTTTGCTGTATCAGGAGAAGAACCAAAAGCCATTCCACCTTGTTTTACATTAGGGCAGGATATATTTACTTCTAGAGCATCTATACCTTTTTCTTTTACGTCATCTAGTCTCGAGGCAATCTCTGAATATTCTTCTACGGAGTTTTCAGCGATATTGACTATAACATTTGTAGAGAAACTATTATTCATTTTTTCCAAATAATCATCTATAAACCCTTCTACACCAGGATTTTCTAGTCCAATAGAATTTAATACACCAGCAGGTGTTTCCCATAGCCTTGGTGGGGAATTACCTTGTCTTGGTTTTAGAGTTATCCCTTTGGTTACAAGCCCACCTAAAATAGAAGGATCAAAGTAATCTGCATATTCAAAACCAAAACCAAAAGTACCAGAACTAACCAAAACTGGATTCTTAAAATTTAGACCTGCTAAATCAACTGATAGTCTATTACTATCAATTATATTATCATTAAAGTTACTTTTGTTATAGTCTCTCATTTACAGTTCCACCTCGTCTACATAAAATACAGGTCCATCTTTACATACCTTAAGATAAGAACCTTCTCTAGAAGAATTAACTGCACAGCCAAGACAAGCCCCTACAGCACATCCCATTTTAGCTTCTAAAGAAAGCTGACATGGAATTTCTTCATTGACTGCAATACTTTTAACTTTCCTTAGCATCGGCATAGGACCACAGCTGTAGATTGTTTTATCTTTATTTTCACTTTTCGAAAGATTGTTAGCTATTTTTTCCTCAAATACATCTGTAACAAGCCCTTTGTGACCCAGGCTTCCATCCTCCGTAACATACTCTAGTTTTAGTTTGTTTAGACCAGAAAAATCATCACTAAAAATAAAATCATCACTACTTTTTGCACCTAGAACTGCTATCACTTCATTATTATATCTCAGAAGTTCTGTTGATAGGTAAAAAAGAGGAGCGATACCCATGCCTCCACCTATCACACATATTTTTTTATCCTGAACCACATCAAAACCTTTACCCAGTGGGCCCATTACAGACAAAACTTCACCTGGACCTATTTCAGCTAAACGTTTAGTACCTTCACCTACTATAACATAACAAATAGATATAAGTTTTTTATCTTGGTCAACATCATAAATGCTAAATGGCCTTCTAAGCAGTGGATCCATACCCGGGGTACACTTAATGTGGACAAATTGGCCGGGGTTTATCTGACCGGCCAAAACCTCCGAGTGAATAACTAACTTGTAAATTTTTTTATTTATTTTAGAATTAGACTTCACCGTCGCATCAAGTAGATTCACTAGCTTTTGTAAACCTCCTTATCTAATTCGCTATTATACTCCTGCAGAGGATGAACCCTTACCATGGATTTAAGAACTTCTGAAATCGTAGAAAGTGTGTCTAGTGAAGTTACACATGGAACCCCATACTCTACTCCGGCTCTTCTGATCTTAAACCCGTCTCTTTGAGGTTTCTTGCCCCTTGTGAATGTGTTTATTACCATGTCAACTTTGTTGTCTCTTATATAATCTACCACATGAGGTGATCCTTGAGAAACCTTGTTAACCACTTCTACTTTTATATCTTCTTTCGCTAACATTTTTGCAGTTCCTTCCGTTGCAAGTAAATTATACCCCATTTTATAAAAATCTTTTAATATAGGCAGTGCTTCTTCTT
The Natranaerofaba carboxydovora genome window above contains:
- a CDS encoding dihydroorotate dehydrogenase electron transfer subunit, which translates into the protein MNLLDATVKSNSKINKKIYKLVIHSEVLAGQINPGQFVHIKCTPGMDPLLRRPFSIYDVDQDKKLISICYVIVGEGTKRLAEIGPGEVLSVMGPLGKGFDVVQDKKICVIGGGMGIAPLFYLSTELLRYNNEVIAVLGAKSSDDFIFSDDFSGLNKLKLEYVTEDGSLGHKGLVTDVFEEKIANNLSKSENKDKTIYSCGPMPMLRKVKSIAVNEEIPCQLSLEAKMGCAVGACLGCAVNSSREGSYLKVCKDGPVFYVDEVEL
- a CDS encoding dihydroorotate dehydrogenase; translation: MRDYNKSNFNDNIIDSNRLSVDLAGLNFKNPVLVSSGTFGFGFEYADYFDPSILGGLVTKGITLKPRQGNSPPRLWETPAGVLNSIGLENPGVEGFIDDYLEKMNNSFSTNVIVNIAENSVEEYSEIASRLDDVKEKGIDALEVNISCPNVKQGGMAFGSSPDTANQVLKAVRKETNLPIIAKLSPNVTDPAEIAVAVEEAGCDAISLINTVLGMGIDVYTEKPVFNNVFAGLSGPAIKPIGVRIMWQVASKVNVPLIGMGGIMNYEDALEYMLAGASLVSIGVGNFVDPQIVPNIINDLDKHIEDRNYSSINELIGKARSI